A portion of the Deltaproteobacteria bacterium genome contains these proteins:
- the uvrC gene encoding excinuclease ABC subunit UvrC, giving the protein MEMDERLTEQLKHLPSTPGVYIYRDAEGNPLYVGKAKNLRKRVKQYFTGKQNIRTAVMVSNIDSVEIIVAESEKEALLMEANLIKTRRPRYNIDLKDDKSYPYFRITIREEFPRLEITRRVLKDGSAYFGPFTDVGSARRMMRYLHRAFPLRRCKGAKPGGRATPGRPCLDFQMGRCTGPCGEEIGAGEYGKMVDGVVDFLKGKGRRIAASWEREMVRLSSDLRFEEAAVIRDRVTALNSILEGQNAVGDPGDDLDILGYTVSESLSVLICLFVRSGLIVGRKEMALEGRYSAEEAMEAFVSSHYRKGVAVPNRILFPIGLEFAPEHEEILSELAGRAVRIQRPLRGKGVRLLHLAEENARQAFEAFSARRKTASNLSSEIAASLGMESSPKHIECMDISHTSGRLAYGSIVSWKAGELDKSGYRLFSIRDGGAPGDDYTALEEVITRRFTGSAAGELETPDLLLIDGGKGQLSRVSGVLGSLGVEAPFLAAISKARSAKQKEGANAVDEIYLPGRSNPKRLPRNSGALHVLQMLRDEAHRFALKGHRSGRGKADLLSVLDGIDGVGPARRRVLLTHYRSLNEIKAARLDELASLRGLNMKVAEKIKETLKGDL; this is encoded by the coding sequence ATGGAAATGGATGAAAGGCTTACGGAACAGCTCAAGCATCTCCCAAGTACGCCTGGGGTCTATATATACCGGGACGCGGAAGGAAACCCTCTGTACGTTGGGAAGGCCAAAAACCTGCGCAAAAGGGTCAAACAGTACTTCACTGGAAAGCAGAACATCCGGACGGCGGTCATGGTGTCAAATATCGATTCGGTGGAAATCATCGTCGCCGAATCCGAAAAAGAGGCCCTCCTTATGGAGGCCAACCTTATCAAGACCCGCCGGCCCCGCTACAACATAGATCTCAAGGACGACAAGAGCTATCCCTATTTTCGAATTACGATCAGGGAAGAGTTCCCAAGGCTGGAGATCACACGACGTGTCCTCAAGGACGGAAGCGCCTATTTCGGTCCCTTCACCGATGTTGGTTCCGCACGCAGGATGATGAGGTACCTTCACAGGGCTTTTCCCCTCAGACGTTGCAAGGGCGCGAAGCCCGGCGGGCGGGCCACCCCCGGCCGCCCCTGTCTTGATTTCCAGATGGGTCGCTGCACTGGACCGTGCGGCGAGGAGATCGGCGCAGGGGAATACGGTAAGATGGTGGATGGGGTTGTCGACTTTCTAAAGGGGAAGGGGAGACGAATCGCCGCTTCATGGGAAAGGGAGATGGTCAGACTTTCGTCGGACCTCCGTTTTGAAGAGGCGGCCGTTATACGGGACAGGGTCACGGCGTTAAACAGCATCCTCGAGGGGCAGAACGCGGTGGGAGACCCGGGAGATGACCTCGACATACTGGGGTACACGGTCTCCGAATCCCTGTCGGTCCTCATCTGTCTTTTCGTACGGTCAGGGCTCATCGTCGGGCGTAAGGAGATGGCCCTTGAGGGGCGGTACAGTGCGGAAGAAGCCATGGAGGCTTTCGTTTCTTCACACTATAGGAAAGGTGTTGCCGTACCCAACAGGATTCTTTTTCCCATTGGCCTGGAGTTTGCGCCGGAGCATGAGGAGATACTTTCGGAATTGGCGGGAAGGGCGGTCAGGATTCAGCGGCCTTTAAGGGGAAAGGGCGTCCGGCTGCTTCACCTGGCGGAGGAAAACGCCCGACAGGCTTTCGAGGCTTTCAGCGCAAGAAGGAAGACGGCCTCGAATCTCTCCTCGGAAATAGCCGCATCCCTAGGTATGGAGTCGTCCCCGAAACATATCGAGTGCATGGATATTTCCCATACATCAGGACGACTTGCGTACGGCAGCATCGTCTCGTGGAAAGCGGGTGAACTGGACAAAAGCGGATACCGGCTCTTTTCAATCCGCGACGGCGGCGCTCCAGGTGATGATTACACGGCCCTGGAGGAGGTAATCACCCGGCGGTTCACCGGGTCGGCGGCAGGCGAACTCGAAACGCCGGATCTCCTTCTGATCGATGGTGGAAAAGGGCAGCTTTCACGGGTTTCCGGGGTCCTGGGCTCCCTGGGGGTGGAGGCCCCTTTCCTGGCAGCCATCTCCAAGGCCAGGTCTGCGAAACAAAAAGAGGGCGCGAATGCCGTTGATGAGATCTATCTTCCCGGAAGGTCCAATCCGAAGCGCTTGCCCCGCAACTCCGGTGCCCTGCACGTTCTTCAGATGCTCCGGGATGAAGCTCACCGGTTCGCGCTGAAGGGCCACAGGAGCGGCAGGGGGAAGGCCGACCTCCTGAGCGTTCTGGATGGCATTGACGGGGTGGGGCCTGCCCGGCGAAGGGTCCTTTTGACGCACTACAGGTCGCTTAATGAGATCAAGGCGGCCCGCCTGG